The stretch of DNA ttatatatattttgttggtttgctagctgtagtagttatgatggccttgtcggcccagctttgtattgatatttagtcagcattcgcaattgtcttgcaatgtggccgatggacaaagtatgacattgtatgttcagagtcccttagtggcaagttggtacgcaagaataggtgaggcaccgggtaccGATCTCGCCCCCCGGTTCGTGGCGTGacaaaaagtggtatcagagcagttctgtcctagggagtctacaagccgtgtctagtagagtcttatatATGGGTGTGTCATTCgctacacttataagcaggaggctacagggcatttaagactgtcactctttcttcttactctagatcgtgtgatagagctcaattgtaagaactctatttcctaaactctatcctattcataatacgacgatgcctacatccagaaaggaAGTTGGTAAGATATTGTATGTGGCTATGGAAGGGTTGAGTCAggggaactcgatttttcatgatgcttatgatgagtaagtgcaaggtcttcagtagatcatgtgtgtacagaacttggacttgcaattcaataccccACCTCTCAAGCtcctggattgttaaagagaacagtgtcgagggcccacaacaaccataGCTAAGTTTGAAAATATCAAATGGTTCAaagaaaccactcgatgattgttttagtcaacatatgagtctaaaggtcacaactagagttaTTCTTTGCCAAttaacttgtttctaaccataaggtcAAAGGTAAaagtgttagtaccaagtgaagcctacttgagatacttttattcattactaccaTATAcacaaaaacataaagaaaacagACTCCATCCCTTaaaaaggttgtcacgccatccatcgttggaaaGAGCCACGCGGTTCACataacatccacctttggaaagaaccgtggcattaagaaaaccaaaggcttattgttcacacaaaacataaaaagaagctaacaacttaaaaagaagctactaaagtaaataagaagctatgctactaaggaaaaacaatgaaagaagttatgaagtaaactacggaaagtagaGTGAATTGTACAAAATGAAGTAAagcgaatatatacataatggaaatgaatatatacatcgaatggtaagaatatatacataccaaaagtgaaaataaagataaagaaaaatattataatggttattacataccaaatgtcatcaaatcaaaatggaccacccccaaaatgaaaaatagcattgtcctcaatgctcatAACAAATAAGAACATGGGGAAAAAGGTAGAGAGTATAGAAAATTCCCTATGTAGTCTATGTCTGCATCGGGTCCTCAAAATGGACGGGCTCATCAGCTCCCTCCgtatcctctaactggatctccacatTCTCTGACTGGGGGACTAcagggttgctgagcatctgaCTCAGCTCTTCAGTAGTGTGTAAAGTGGCAGCCGactcctcagactggccggctACTGCCTCTGATGCCTCGGGCACTACTGCATATGTTGCTGGGACTTTTTCCTCTATTAGCAGGTCCAGTGGAATATCACCAGCAGAAGCAATCTTCTCAACCTCATTTCTCAACTTCTCCACCGACTCCTTAGATGCCTGAGtcttccgcatcttcttcacctgcttccccAAATCCTTGATAATCCTTCCATGTATATCAAGAGTCTCTCGGATCTTTTTCTGGTCATCCAGAATCTTCTTCTGGTtttccagaatcttcttcaaagagtcctccactgatggaggtacctgaagctccAATGGGGCTAAAGACTGTACTGCCACTGCACTTGATATGGCAGTCAACTTTgtggtagctgcctgcatccagttgttgagattGGATAGTGTCTGTGAAACCTGCAGTGCAGTCTGAGGGTAGGTAGAAGATGTGGGCACTGACAGTGGCACTGAGAGGGATGGTCCGGAGAAAGGAGGAGGCATGGCAGCTACTCCGGCAGAAGTACCGGCTGCTCTGGAGGGATCGACAACTGACCcggtggccactacccttggctcttcaaACTGGCCAGTGAaggtagtggctttacccttgaatttagggttgtccgctccctggaggtggtaccatgagaaaggctttttagccttcacctccatatcaaaatgtctcggctctatcccttggtcttggaaatactctgtgaggaagttggggtagggatacAATCTTTCTTCTTTCTGGACTGCATTGGAAATGTTGTAGGATAACAAGTTTCCTACATTAAAAGGATAGCCTGCCATGATGGAAGCTACCTATACTGCCTGGGGGAGTGGAAGGACATTCTCATGCTGGCATGGGTCAAGACGGCTACACACGAATGTTTTCCACCattttgcttcaaagttaagggtggCTCTGATAATTTGAATTCCTGCTGTGAGCCATGCAGGTGTTGTCCCTGGAATAACAAGTATCTCAGCTAGCAATGGGCGAACTGCATCACCGAAGGCTAGCTTCTCCAGGTATTGCACTGCCTCAACCTCCTCAAACCCTATATAGCTATTCAGTGCGTGGCCATCAAACCAGATTTTCAAGTTCCGGACCTTCGTCACCTTTGTACCCTTTTTTATGTGGGCAACATTGGCAAAAAATTCCTTGACGAGGTATTCATTGGCATATTGCAATTGGTCGGTGAACCATTTACATCCTCTTCTCTCCATAAATTGCTTTAGGACATTCAGATTGTGTTGGCTTAGGTCTTTGGTtatgaattgtcgctcaagagtgagcgaatTTTGGGGACACCATTCCTGAAATTGTGCATACGCCTTTTCACTTACAAATCTATCAGCCCACACTTCCGGCTTCCTTGATCTAGACAGGCCTCCCAATATTGTATCACCCCCTCTCCCATCATCCGggacctcatcatcatcatcatctaaatTGATTGTGGTAACTGTTGTGGCAGGTGTTGTAGCAGGTGGGGAAGATGGTTCATATGCCTGACTACTTCCCTATGAGCCATCAGAAGAACTAGAGGAGGAGGTATTCACTGGTGTCTAAGGACTCCGGAGGTGGTCTACTGAGAGTAGTCTTTTTGCCCAAGACTTTCTGGACTAATAGTGGCATGCTAGGTTTTCCTCTAGCTCGGCCTCAGGAGTATTCTGCCCTCCCTTTGGAAGTATCACCTCGACCACGAGAACGCACCATTGTCTGCAACACACAAGTAGTGAAAGTCAGTTAGAATTCGGGTTCTACATGTGTTATTAAATTATGGTTGAAAAGAAAGATACTGCTTCTCAGAACAGGGCAGCacagaccgcacaaaagtgatTGCGGTTGCGGACTGCcaatcgcggaccgcacaaagaTGAGTGCACCCGCATAATACCTATCGCGGACCGCACACAAGTGAGTGTGGTCATGGAGATCCTAGGTTAATACAACTGGTTCTCTGAAGTTACCTCAGCACGGACCGTATACTTTTGAGTGCGGCTGTGAAAACCCATCGCAGAGCGCAAAACATTAAGTGCGTCCGCATAATGGATTTGTTGGGTCTCTGAagtttaattgtgcggaccgcacaaaattgagtgcggccgcaaaaaccAACCGCATACcacacaaaattgagtgcggccgcacaaactTAGCAATGACAAGTGCCTTCAACCTAGGGTATCGCGAACCGCACATTTTTGTATAACGCTGCATACCCTAGCACGGATCGCACAAAAATgtgtgcggccgcgaaattcaAATTAGAGCGGCACTGAAGTACAACTAATACTAGGGTTTTCACTAATTAGGCATGATTTGTAACAATTAAACAATAAAAGCTACTAACCCCAACCCCCCATTATGCATTCAAACACTACCCACATGCTTCTAAGCAAGAATCAAGCATCAATTTGACATTTTTGGCATTAATCGAACCCTagataaaaagaaaactaaaacaaagagaaaagaaaagaaaaatatgaaattatcatTGAAATCAACATACCAGTAATGAAATGTAGTAGGAAATCAATACTTGatgaatatgggatgagattgaaacaAGAAAGAGTGCACTGTGCTTTAGTCTAGTTTGAGAGGTCAGAGTGTGTAAAGTGTGAATAGTCTCAAAAAGTCCTATTTATACCCTTACCATGTTGGCCCACAGACTTAACTGAGTGCGGCTGTATAATTTTGGTGCGGTCTATACTTTTTACCTTTTCTAACTCAGCAGCTGATTCAGTGAcgcggtccgcataaaaatggCTGCGGCCGCACAATCTGTGTGGTCCATGAAATTTTGATCGTGGTCGCGTATCCTGAAGGGATTTTGTCatgccaaacttcagagagttggaatTTTCCATCTTTCAGCTGTGCAACCTCACACAGAATTATGCGGCCAcgcacagaattgtgcggccgcgaagggcttgtgcggtccgcacaattttaccACTTGGCCAATTTTTGTCTTGTCAATTTTTTGCACTGCACACCCAATTCCTGCATATacttcacaaccagttagtccaaaataatgcctaatctaacaagaaaatcaaaagaaagaaaaacacatgggttgcctcctaagaagcgcctgatttaacgtcgcgccACGATGCATGTTATCGTCATTTATTTGAAATGGAGCAAtgccacaatgtggccatcatcaaccttaccaaggtagtgcttcacccggtgcccattaactctaaagatctcaccattcttatttttcaaatcaagagCACCAAAAGGAGTCACATGTACCACTTCTAAATGACCACTCCActttgatttaagctttcctggaaacaTCCATAACCAAGAGTTGAATAAAAGAACAAGGTcaccttctttgaattctttgttctgAATATACTTATTAtgtaggtacttcatcttgtccttatacaatgATGAACTGGAGTAAGCATGgaaccggaactcatcaagttcattcaattgctccacctgaagattggcagctacatcccactcaaggttcaatttcttcaacgcCCACATGGGCTTATGCTCTaattccaccggaaggtgacatgCTTTCCCAAACACCAACCAATACgaagacataccaattggagtcttgtaagttgttctataggcccaaagagcatcgtcaagtttccttgaccaatcagtccgaTTTGCATTGACAATATTGgatagaatactcttgatctccctgttggagacttcaacctatCCACTTGCCTGGGGGTGATAGGGGGTTGACaccttgtgagtgacaccatacttggagagtaaagtgtcaaaggctttgttgcaaaaatatgaACCCCCATCACTACCGATGGCACTTTGGGTGTCGACCCTTGTGAATATGCTTTTCTTCAAGAAATCCACCACACTCCGTGCTTCATTACTGGGCGAAGccacaacttcaacccatttggaaacgtaatccacaacaacaaaaatataggTGTTCCCACACAAGCTAGCAAATGGACCCCTAAAGTCGATGCCCCACACCttgaaaatatcaatctcaaggatggtggtgagaggcatctcatttttctaggagatcccaccggccctttggcaaTCATCACAATGCTTAATGAGCTCGCTAgcgtctttgtacaaggtaggaCAATAGAATCCATATcttaggacctttgtagcagttctctccccaccatggtgaccaccatagggaaaagaatggcaagcttcaagaatacccaattgctcttcttctggaACACATCTCCGGATAATACCATTAGTgcaaattttgaagagatatggctcatccTAATAGTAGTCCAGGCAGTCCCATTTGaaattcttcctttggtttgaggaGAGCTCATTCagaacaatgccactcacaagatagttggacACATCGGCAAACCATGACATCCCAGTCACAGAAATGGAAAGGAGTTGTTTgtcaggaaatgaatcattgatctcaaggccatcatgtggcctcccctctcCTCCAaccgggacaagtggtccgccacttgattctcactaccctttcggtcttgaatctctagatcaaactcttgcaatagaagcacccacctcatcaaccttgccttagagtctttcttgctcatcaaataacgaagtgccgcatggtcggtgtgaacagtcacctttgtacccattaggcatgggcgaaacttctccatagcaaagacaatggctaggagttctttctcggtcaccgtatagttgacttgggcctcgttcatggtcttgctagcatagtatACAAGATGAAAGATCTTATTAATTCATTGCCCCAATAACGCACCAACCGCGACATTGCTTGCATCACACAAGAGCTCAAATGGTAAGATCCAATTTggcgcggtgataataggagtggtagtcaacttatacttgagtagttcaaatgGCTTCATACAATATTCAATGAAAAAGAACTTGGCATCTTTCTTCAAGAGTGttcacaaggggtttaccaccttagaaaagtccttgatgaatcggcggtaaaaccccgcatgacctagaaagcttctcactccctttacggaaatagggggagggagtttggatatcacttcaattCTTGATTTttcaacctcaataccattcttggaaatcatgtgaccgaggacaatgccctcattgaccataaagtgacacttctcccaattcaacaccaagctAGTTTCTTCACAAtgtgccaataccttatccaagttatccAAGCACTATTCAAAAGAATCCCCCATGACAAATAAATCATCCATGAAAATCTCgagaaagtcctccaccatatcggtgaagatggacATCATATACTGCTGAAAAATTgacggtgcattgcataacccgaatggcatccgcgagaatacgaaagtgccatatggacaagtgaaggtgGTCTTTTCTTGGTCTTCAAGTGCAATAAGAATCTGGTTATATCCTGAATATCCATCgaaaaagcaataataagcatgtctggctaacctatccaacatttgatcaataaattgaagaggaaaatggtctttctgcataactttgttgagctttctataatccatgcatacTCTCCACCAGGTGACaattcttgtggggatcaattcatttttgtcatttgttatcatagtcatgccccctttctttgggacacattgcaccagcGAGGTCCACGAattatcgaaaatggggtaaaccatcccggcatccaaccacttaatgatctctttctttactacctcttgcatggcctcattcaatcatctttgatgttccacggagggtttggcatcctcctcaaaattgattttgtgcatgcaaaaggcggggcttatacccctaatatccgccaatgtccaacctattgctttcttcctcctttgaagcaccgcaagggtggcaTCTACCTTCACGTTAGTTAAGAACGAGGAAATAATAAtaggtaaagtggaacaagggcctagaaACTCATACATGAGgggtgaaggcaaaggctttaactccaaggtgagaggctcctcgattgagggctttattGGTGGAGtcttgcaaagcattgacacattctacaaagccttccttctcatcctcatcatgattcaacaacacaattTCCAAGGTATCTCCCACATATATCACatcacttgtgtcatcaacaattacttcggtcacaaTATCCACGAATGAACACACTTTATTTCTCTTTGTctgcctcattgatttacaaacatggaacaccacattttcatcgcccacccgaaAGGTGAGCTCTCCAGAttccacatcaactaaggccttccctgtagcaaggaaaggtctcccaataatgattggcacctcgtagtcaacctcacaatcaagtatcacaaaatctgcggaaaggatgaacttgtcgaccTTAACTAACACATCATCAGTTATCCCTAatggccttttcattgtccgatctgccatttgcaacctcatggatgtgggtcttggttgcccaatccccaacgttttgaacacagaatagggcatcaagttaataCTTGCTCCCACATCACATAAATCTTTGGCGAAATtggcactcccaatagtgcacgggattgtgaaagcaccggggtcttccaactttggaTCCAGGGAGTGCACCATAGAACTCACTTGATGTGTTATTTTGATCATTTCACAGttcattgatatcttctttgttaccaaatccttcatgaccTTGGCATATCCAggcatttgttctaaggcttcaaccaacAACACATTTATCGATaaactcttcatcatatcaataaatttatttaatttattctcattttttgctttgcaagtctttgagggtatggaggagaaGGCCATAGCATTGGTACCTTAGCCTTTGGTACTACCGGTTCCAGCATGTCAGTCACGTTcttcctagacgggttcacttcttcttgcgtctcctccaagtcgcggatagaagtgttgtgggagtCTAATTGGGCATCAGAGTCAGCGTTTTTCTCTATAATTTgcttaaaaatattttcaatccgtcccatttCACTATTAGAAGAACTATGACCTTGCGAAtgatatggaggcgggttgtttgTTTGTTGATACATCGAGGGCctctgaaagcccgacccccaatttccttgattgctattgttccaacccccttgattattATTGTTCCCCCtattgctttgattgttgccaccctaattaccttgattatttccttgattaccttgattaccccaactactttgattattgttgttgccaccactccaatttccttggtggccttggttgttccagtttccttgtgatctccattgttgctGATTTGGAGTATTGCTTCTTTGATCTTGAcaattgttgacatattgaacctcttcgtcttgctcatcatatgaatcatcttCATTATATccactattactttgctcaaattgtttTGGATGGTTTTGTACTTGCTGACCTCGTTTCtatctcttgtttaccatcatgttcaccccttccataGCATTTACTAGTTTCGACCCTTAAACCTATTGAAGCTAAGCCTTGgacaattggttcatggtggttgtcaactccacaatagcttgcccatgatcatgtagctcattgtgtaggtgaataacatttgggtcaccctgaggaacattgaCTCTACTTTGCCACGCCGAAGATGtgtccttgtgtaggtgaataaggcgtgttcatgaagttacccccagcGAGTTGATTTATCACACACTGATTTGTtatgaaaatatctgacaaaaatgcccctatgGAGATTGTGCGGCCGCGCTCTTTCTTTCGCGGCTGCATAATTCTGATGTGGTAcgcgttcttctcttttggattTGGGCTGAGCTGAACTTtcacggaccgcataattctaagtACGGCCGCGCTCCagattatgcgaccgtataaaCGTGACGCAGTCCGCACTTGCTTGAGTTTAGCTTGAAATTAACTCTCTCATTCTttatcttgcggaccgcataatttcgatCGCGGCCGCACAAGGgacttctacggccgcacaattctggaatggtccgcacttctctcttttgctcaagttTTCAGCTCTCTGAATCTGAGTCATCGCGGTCTGCGTAATTTCAATTGCGGACGCACTGGGACTTTAGTGGCCGGAcatttctggtgcggtccgcgctCATCATTTAGCCCAAAATCACACTCTAAATCTCCCTcttacggaccgcataattatgatCGCGGCCGCATCAtggctttcgcggccgcacaatatttgtgcagtccgcaatttagacctctttgcccagccttggtttttgttcaacttttgactcctttgtgagttgattttgattcctttggctcattttgaataattcctgcaagcaagcatatttaattagtttccgggaataccttcaagcatttttggcctaaaacacaagtaaaagagagcaaataatatgttaaaatccctacttatcagcgcactattcagatattagagtatatgcttcgtgcttgtgtaatggagtttggagggtcgtgggatcagttcttaccacttgcggagtttacctacaacaataattatcagtcgagcatccaaatGGCATCGTATAAGGCTCTGTATAGTAGGCGGTGTCGCTCCCCAGTGGGTTGggtcgagccgggcgaggccagattatagggtacagacttggtccatgGTGCCCTGGATTTGGTGAAGGTGATTCAGAATCGACTTCGCATAGCCTAGTCCAGAGAAAAGAGTTATGTGGACCGGAGGGTTcgcgatgtagcattcatggttggagagcagaTCTTGCTTCGGGTATAGCCTATGAAGGGAGTtctgaggttcggaaagaagggcttGTTGAGTCCAAGGTACATTGGTACTTTTGAGGTATTGAGGcttgttggggaggttgcttatgagatatccttacctcccagtctagcaggagttcatccggtattccatgtttctatgctccggaagtatcacggtgatccgactcatgtattggatttcagctaaGTCCAGTTGGACATGGTTCTATTTTAttttgaggagccagtggccattttggacaggcaagttaggaagctaaggtcaaagaacattgcttccgtgaaggtgtAATGGAGGGGTCAggcggtcgaggaggcgacttgggagatcgagcaggatatgcgcagccgttatcctcatcttttcacagcttcaagtatatctctatactcgttcgaggacaaaggACTATTTTAAGAGGGGGGGGGGATGTGACTACCCGgccggtcgtcttgagagttatagccccgatcccctattaactgtgtTCCCCGTATCCTTTTCTACTATTGttacttgccgggaggttttattttagtttttggagtgttttgggactcTTAGTCCATAAATGGAGGCTTAATCTTAGGATTTGAACCGTAGTCAGAAccgtgtgaagacgactccataatggagttccatcggtttcgttaggtgattttggacttaggggcgtgtccgaatagtattttggaagtctgtagctcatttaagcttgaaatggcgaaagtcgaagttttggagatttggaccagtAGTGGAATTTTGATACCGGGGCCAGATGCAGATTTTGGAAGTTGTAATAGGTCCGTAAGGTTGAatatgactggtgtgcaaaatttggggtcaatcggacgtggtttggtttggttcggcatcggttgtcgg from Nicotiana tomentosiformis chromosome 11, ASM39032v3, whole genome shotgun sequence encodes:
- the LOC138901839 gene encoding uncharacterized protein; the protein is MKMIHMMSKTKRFNMSTIVKIKEAILQISNNGDHKETGTTKATKEIGVVATTIIKVVGVIKVIKEIIKQIIEKNADSDAQLDSHNTSIRDLEETQEEVNPSRKNVTDMLEPVVPKAKSLSINVLLVEALEQMPGYAKVMKDLVTKKISMNCEMIKITHQVSSMVHSLDPKLEDPGAFTIPCTIGSANFAKDLCDVGASINLMPYSVFKTLGIGQPRPTSMRLQMADRTMKRPLGITDDVLVKVDKFILSADFVILDCEVDYEVPIIIGRPFLATGKALVDVESGELTFRVGDENVVFHVCKSMRQTKRNKVCSFVDIVTEVIVDDTSDVIYVGDTLEIVLLNHDEDEKEGFVECVNALQDSTNKALNRGASHLGVKAFAFTPHVDATLAVLQRRKKAIGWTLADIRGYNQILIALEDQEKTTFTCPYGTFCLDNLDKVLAHCEETSLVLNWEKCHFMVNEGIVLGHMISKNGIEVEKSRIEVISKLPPPISKDAKFFFIEYCMKPFELLKYKLTTTPIITAPNWILPFELLCDASNVADEPYLFKICTNGIIRRCVPEEEQLGILEACHSFPYGGHHGGERTATKVLRYGFYCPTLYKDASELIKHCDDCQRAGGIS